The Nitrospirota bacterium genome includes a region encoding these proteins:
- a CDS encoding ATP-binding protein encodes MRQSYSFSTDRQLRIAEWNDDIAEFTGRPPLTVMGKQYHEVLPRLFVGDVDAVALSMTRSEEIVLEGYGFACLHGRIDADVRILPLPGDRGGIDRVRIDFSPHSTCLMAIKFQNLQRLIDIGKIASTLAHGVRNPLNAIKGAVVHLRQKYADEPTLIEFTKIMEDEIQRLDHFISSFLSATPARPGPSEEDINALLKKIEVFTSMQTHAYRIETTFEYGKAPLLQVDPFQFEQAILNIINNAIEAMPSGGRLTIRTGREQRSAADVAVVEIADTGPGIAEEGISGITAPLGQRGRGFGLFIAREIVQYYNGQLAIESKKDRGTTVRLYFPVHIPGGG; translated from the coding sequence GTGAGGCAGTCATACAGCTTCAGTACCGATCGGCAGCTGCGCATTGCCGAGTGGAACGATGATATCGCTGAGTTTACGGGAAGACCGCCGCTGACGGTCATGGGAAAGCAGTATCACGAGGTGCTCCCGCGGCTCTTCGTCGGCGACGTCGATGCCGTAGCGCTCTCGATGACGAGGAGCGAGGAGATCGTCCTCGAGGGATACGGCTTCGCCTGCCTGCACGGCAGGATCGATGCGGACGTGCGCATCCTTCCGCTCCCCGGCGACCGCGGCGGCATCGACCGGGTGCGGATCGACTTCTCGCCTCACTCGACCTGCCTGATGGCGATCAAGTTCCAGAACCTGCAGCGGCTTATCGATATCGGAAAGATCGCGTCGACGCTGGCCCATGGAGTGCGGAACCCGCTGAACGCCATAAAGGGAGCGGTGGTCCACCTCCGGCAGAAGTATGCCGACGAGCCGACTCTCATCGAGTTCACCAAGATCATGGAGGACGAGATCCAGCGGCTCGACCATTTCATCTCCTCGTTCCTGAGCGCCACCCCTGCGCGGCCGGGCCCCTCCGAAGAGGACATCAACGCGCTGCTGAAGAAGATAGAGGTCTTCACCTCGATGCAGACCCATGCCTACCGCATCGAGACGACCTTCGAGTACGGGAAGGCGCCGCTGCTGCAGGTCGATCCGTTCCAGTTCGAGCAGGCCATTCTCAACATCATCAACAACGCCATCGAAGCGATGCCTTCCGGAGGACGGCTCACCATACGGACGGGGAGGGAGCAGCGGTCGGCTGCCGATGTCGCCGTTGTCGAGATCGCGGATACCGGCCCCGGCATTGCCGAAGAGGGCATCAGCGGGATCACGGCGCCGCTCGGGCAGAGAGGCAGGGGGTTCGGCCTGTTCATCGCCCGTGAGATCGTGCAGTATTACAACGGCCAGCTCGCGATCGAGAGCAAGAAGGACCGGGGGACGACAGTGCGCCTCTATTTCCCGGTGCATATACCGGGAGGCGGGTGA
- a CDS encoding sigma-54 dependent transcriptional regulator, translating into MHAAVANPAAARGKVLIVDDEPNAVRVLAAILGEEGYSVFEAHNGGAAVALMNKEEVDAVITDMKMPGMDGMQFFDHASEHHPDVPFIFLTAYGTIESAVSTVTHGAFYYFIKPPDYLKLKGILAKAVEQHRLKRELEALRKQLSAGENPHRIISNAPAMLMILETIKAIKDSASSVLVCGETGTGKELISRSLHFSSTRRDRPFVAVNCAAIPKELLESELFGYEKGAFSGAFARRIGKFEEASGGSIFLDELGELDLSLQAKLLRVLQEKEIERLGSNRKLKVDFRLISSTNRDLEKEVRAGTFREDLFYRINVMQIEVPPLRERKDDIPLLATEFANEFCIRENKVLSIADEVMRIFESYSWPGNIRQLKNVVERAVVLAKGDRITPRELPQELLSHRRGVESLTALQTLKQLEVHAIKDALRRCNGNKSKAARVLGISRKAFYKRLKEFHLAESNN; encoded by the coding sequence ATGCACGCGGCTGTGGCGAATCCCGCCGCTGCAAGGGGAAAGGTGCTCATTGTCGACGATGAGCCCAATGCGGTGCGGGTGCTGGCGGCGATACTCGGGGAGGAAGGCTATTCGGTGTTCGAGGCGCACAACGGCGGGGCAGCCGTCGCCCTCATGAACAAAGAGGAGGTGGATGCCGTCATCACCGATATGAAGATGCCCGGCATGGACGGCATGCAGTTTTTCGATCACGCGTCGGAGCACCACCCCGATGTCCCCTTCATCTTCCTCACCGCCTACGGCACCATCGAGTCGGCGGTCAGTACGGTTACCCACGGCGCCTTCTACTACTTCATCAAGCCCCCCGACTATCTGAAGCTGAAGGGTATCCTCGCCAAGGCGGTAGAGCAGCATCGCCTCAAGAGGGAGCTCGAGGCGCTCAGGAAGCAGCTTTCCGCCGGGGAGAATCCCCACCGCATCATCAGCAACGCCCCGGCGATGCTGATGATACTCGAGACTATCAAGGCCATAAAGGACTCGGCGAGCAGCGTCCTCGTCTGCGGGGAGACCGGCACCGGCAAAGAGCTGATCTCCCGCTCGCTGCACTTCAGCAGTACGCGGCGCGACAGGCCCTTCGTTGCGGTCAACTGCGCCGCGATCCCGAAGGAGCTGCTCGAGTCCGAGCTGTTCGGCTACGAGAAAGGCGCCTTCTCCGGCGCCTTTGCCAGGAGAATAGGGAAGTTCGAAGAGGCATCCGGAGGCTCGATCTTCCTGGACGAGCTCGGGGAGCTCGATCTCTCGCTCCAGGCGAAGCTGCTCCGGGTGCTCCAGGAGAAGGAGATCGAGCGGCTCGGCAGCAACCGGAAGCTCAAGGTGGACTTCAGGCTCATCTCCTCGACGAACCGCGACCTCGAGAAAGAGGTGCGCGCAGGCACGTTCAGAGAGGATCTCTTCTACCGGATCAACGTGATGCAGATCGAGGTCCCGCCGCTGAGGGAGCGAAAGGACGATATCCCCCTGCTTGCAACCGAATTCGCCAACGAGTTCTGCATCAGGGAGAATAAGGTGCTGAGCATCGCGGACGAGGTGATGCGCATCTTCGAGAGCTATTCGTGGCCCGGGAACATACGGCAGCTCAAGAACGTGGTCGAGCGCGCGGTGGTGCTCGCGAAGGGAGACCGGATCACCCCGAGGGAGCTGCCCCAGGAGCTGCTCTCCCACCGGAGAGGGGTCGAGTCGCTCACCGCGCTCCAGACGCTGAAACAGCTCGAAGTCCATGCCATAAAGGACGCGCTCCGACGGTGCAACGGAAACAAGTCGAAGGCCGCGCGGGTGCTCGGCATCTCGCGAAAGGCCTTTTACAAGCGGCTGAAAGAATTCCATCTCGCCGAGAGTAACAACTAA